ggaaaaaataaagtacagtgaCATTGTGAATGTACTTTCTTCTGTACGGTATAacgttgtttttattattattattatccttttttttaattttgtttgtttgatataaAAGTTGCGGTGAGCCCAAAGGGGGGCGCCATGGCTGAGGCCAGGCCCGGCAAGGCTGCCGTGTGGAGGCTCGCGGGAGGGACGAGCCTCATCCAGACGGGAGGAGAGCCGCTGCCATTGGCTCCCTCCGACGTTATAAATACAGGCGAATGGCATTTGCCGGCTCAGAGCAGGCCGAGAGACCGGGGGAGCGCGGGCACGCAAGCAAGGCACGCACGCAAGGCAGGAGGGCACCGCGACCGCATCTGTCGCCTCACGTCTCGACGACCCAACCACTCGCTCAGtttcccccccacccccacccctcaccCCAGGATTGGACTCCTATTTTCCCCACACCATTCCCGACTCAATTCAATGAAGGAGAGACGCTCGTGTCAGAAATCATCTCTGAAATCCGGCATGGATCCCAGTCAGAGCGTGAAGTGTAAGATAGTGGTGGTGGGGGACAGCCAGTGCGGGAAGACCGCGCTGCTTCACGTGTTCGCCAAGGACTGTTTCCCCGAGGTGAGACCCCGCACGCCCTTCGGACTGGCGCCCGTGTCGCCAACTGACCTAAATTTAACGAGACGGGTCATATCATAACCAAACATCTCCTGCTGTTTTGTCTCAGATGGGTCGGTGCTTCTGTAATGACGATGGCTTGTCTATGTGATTCACGCATGTTTGCTACTAAATGTGTTGTAAATGTCAAGGTTAGCATAAACGCTGGTCTAATAGTGCTGTAGCATTGTGGCTAGTAGTTAAGTATCGGTGCCAGTTGTTGTTAAGGTAATGATGATTGTAGTTGTAGTGGTATTCCTCCGCGTGTAAGCTCCGTTTTCGGCCCTTTTTCCGTCTCAAACTCAGATTTGAGCACTTCATTTCCCACAAGGCTCGCTTTCTCACATGCACTCTCCTCGTGTCTCCCCGCAGAGCTACGTCCCCACGGTGTTCGAAAACTACACGGCCAGCTTCGAAATCGACACGCAGAGGATCGAGCTCAGTCTGTGGGACACCTCAGGTAATCACGCCGTCCGTCACCTCCCTGTCCGCCTCGGGGCTGCGTCTCTCCGGCGAAATGCCCAGACGTGTCCCAAACATGCAGGTCACTTGGAACAAAATCCCCTCCCTGGCCCCCTCTGGACATGCAAACCGCTGATAGGGTTGACCTACGACTAGATTATTAACTTTTAGAGAGGTACACTTCACCCCTGTTTGCCATCATGAAACATGAAGAGGCCCAGGGTTTACGTTTCTGAATAACGAAAGTAATCTGTGACCCATTTTAATCAATAAAGCCGGGTTAATCCTTTCTCGTAGTCTGGAGTTGCTGCTCCTACAAGCCAGACGCATTTCCCCTCAGATTAGGTAGAGCTCACCTCTTACCTACATGGTGATGTTtagcattatttttctgtgttaacaaagaaatgcatcagAGGAAGGGACTCCATCGTGACTGCTTCCCAGCCCATCCAAGCCAAAGCAGAAAACGGGAATGGAAAGATAATGATAGGCTGAGTGGGGAGCAGATTCATACATCTGGAGAACATACTTTTCCTATTGCAATTTTTGGGAAATTTCTGTTGTGCAACACGTGTTCTAGCTCTCCAGCTTTTATCGCTTGTTGGTTGGACTTTGGGTCCAGACCAGCTGCTGggtcccgtgtgtgtgtgtgtgtgtgtgtgtgtgtgtaaacaaacCCACTCTCCCATCCATCAATGCCTGAGCGGTGAATAGCACAGCAGTCAGGCCTGAGTGAGAcgtatgttgtgtttgtgtgtgtgtgtgtgtgcgtgcgcgtgtgtgtgtgtgtgtgtgtgtgcgcgcgtctTGGGGTTGTGTTGGGCGGGGACAAGCTGACAGCCAGCTGTTGCGGGTCTGTGGCCTGGAATTCCTGAGCGATGTTGGAGTGAGTTTCTCGAATGTAAAGATCCGCATGaaaccttttttctccttcaaaagaaacaaaactacacAGTCAATTTacaaaatctgattttacaCAAATTCAACCACAGCTGTACTTCTCTATGAGAAGGAGAAGCAGCATCTTAAAGTTTGATTTCTTCTTTGTAGCTTTTTGTCCttgagaggaaatgaaaataaaagcatcagcAGATAATACTCATTTCCAGGCTCAGTAACCaccacaaacaagcaaaacGAGGAGCTCAGATTTCGAATTCCTTCAGCCCTACAAAATGTGTGTTCTGTGGAAGTGGAAAGTGGAAGAAATGAGAGTCAGCCAGAGTGAGAATTATGTTTTATTGCACTGTGTTGGCCGGCCGCCTGGGGCAATTTTTCTCCCTGCTTCATGAAACCGTGAGGGAGGGCGGTTTCCTATTGGATCAGTGGGTCTGAGATAGAACCAAGTCCCCCGCCTACCTTCAATCCTAACCCCCATccagcactcacacacagccGAAGACTGATTGATACAGCTTTCGGCTTGACGGGTCCCTTTGTAGAGACACCCTTTGGCCTTATCTTCTGAGGTGTGctggagaggtgtgtgtgtgtgtgtgtgtgtgtgtgtgtgtgtgtgtgtgtgtgtgtgtgtgtgtgaccccaGCATGGGGGCCATTCGGACAAAGACCAAGGGCTCAGAGATGAAGACAAACGCTGGACTGCCATCCCCCTccctaacaaacacacacctacacacactgTGGTGGTCTTTGTTCTGCTGTGATGAGTGGCCTAATGAGcagcctggtgtgtgtgtttaaaagggAGGGTGATGAGAGTAATTCAGGTCATTAAGGTAAATGCCTGCCAGTTGTATTGCTTTCCATTTGTCCCCCACCCCGTTTGTCTGCGCTGGCTTTGCTTCCCAGCCTCGGGGTGGGGTCTGCTGGGGCCGAGGCCACAGCCTTTGATGCTTCGCACTTTTTTTCCCCGGCAGAGGAAGCGGTTTATGTTGTCTGCCGGCCTGCCTGCATGTCTGAATGAGCTGcagaggtgtttttgtttgagagTCAAACAGGAGGATAGGAAGACAGGAAAGGTAAACAGAGCAGACCCTGTGGCTCAGCACCTGCATGCCTGAGGCCTCTTCTCATTTTCCACAGTAGACATGAGAAAAAATGCGTCTCAGAGCCAGACAAAGGTACCTCAGGCAGGGCTGCAACTGaagactattttcattatttacagtttagtttctaaaatgtcaggaaatagcacaaaaaaaaaccaaaaacacaccaattacaatttcccaaagcccaacTTAGTGTCTTTACATTGCTTGTCCAACAGTCCAACCCCAAAGACATTGCATTTACAATGctataaaatgggaaaaaaagttgtgtatcgtttttataatttattgattCTTAAACcagcattaattgatttttttttttgttgccactTGGGATTAGTACAACAAGCCatgaacaaaacactgacatagtattagctttgttttggtcgCCACTAACCCCTGAgtaaaacatctggctctttagctgctaaatgctcgGCTATGTTCACTGACtagctgctaactttgtctgctgttttggtGCCATTTGGTGGATGTGTCAGAGCTTTTCCtctgacccctttcacattacacatagtcatatGACtcaattttttatattaaaataatgattagagcagctttaaaattgctgtttgataattttctgtcaatcaactaatcgtttcagcactAACCCCAGGATCATAGAAGATTGGTTTAAACAGATTTTGCACCTTCACTCTGTTGAAATGTTCATACTGTACTTATGCTAGAGTGGACTGCAGGAAGCGGCTTAGTGTTTTCCTTGCTTCAGAAATCAGTCTAGGATGTTTGTTTCAGTGCTTTTAGGAAATTTCCCAAAGctagggcaaaaaaaaaaattttaataaaatcttgtcagaaaaacacagcaaacacagaagCTCAGGCGTTTACACTACAAGGACCCCCTAAGAGACATGTGTTAGACCCCATGGATCTCATTTGATATCATTTATGCCAGGGAAACTCgtgggaaaatgtgttttttgtttattgaacAGCTGCCACCTCTGCAAATTAAAAGACGACCTACTTTGAAAACAGGAAGAACATCAGATAAAGGAGTTTTAAAGGAAGATACATAATGACAGTTTGGCTAGAGCAGCCCAGATTATCATTTCCCTCTGTAGTCTCTAGAGCATATTGCATGTGCTGCTTCCCCTGTAATGCTGGACAGCTTAGTTATGAGACTTTTTCATGCACTCTGTAAGCTCCTCTGCTGCTCACACGAAAAACGTGggcacgcacatacacacacacacaccccgtaCCCCCTTCATTCCTCTGTCGGCGGGCATTGTTGCATTGGATCACATTTCTGGGCTCAGCGAATTGGAGCCGCATGTCTGGCATTCCTCAGACTAAAGGTTTCTACTTCCTCCTCAACAAAGACCCCTATTGTACACAGCGGGCCCAGATCCTTATTGGAGTGAAAGAGAAGTGGCGTGGTTCACTAAAGCCCTACCTCGTTTCCAAGGGCAAATTGAATCACAGTGGAATTTGCAGACTGGTGGTGTGGTGGTGTATAAACTCAAGGACAGTGGAATCGTGGGAGAGATTAATAGGCTTCCTGTCTGCTAAAGTCATGGAAGGACTTTCTGTGTGATGTTACACCTGACTTTAAAATCTGTGACCGGTATCTAGCCAGTCCACCATTTAGAGACATGTGACTCTCCTACCTGACTTTCTCTTGCTGGAATCTCAGTACTCTCTGAGTTTTGACCAAAATGTGTCCACAGCAATGGGTACTGAAAACTACCAAGTGTAAGTTGGCATCGTTGACATACCTTGTTCAGAGGCTCCCCTCGTTTTAATCACGACTTTAGTAATTTTGGTGAATCGTTTTCAACCAAAGTTCTTGTATCGTTGCTCTTGTCTTGAAATTAGTTGTTTATATTCAAGTAAAGGTATTCAAAACTATTTATGTATAGGTAACTAGATAAATGTACTATCATAACCATACCATACGCTATCGTGTATTGTAACGCGTCATTACATATTGTATCAGAACATGTCGTACTGTAGCCTACTGTCTCTGGTGATCATACCGGTGAGAGGTTATATATTTAAACCTGATGGTGTAGGATCGCTGGACAtgtctgttgctgtttgttgtttccaCAGGTGTCACTAGAGGCTTAACACCTCTCCACAcgcactgagacacacacacacacacacacaccccgtaCCCCCTTCATTCCTCTGTCGGCGGGCATTGTTGCATTGGATCACATTTCTGGGCTCAGCGAATTGGAGCCGCATGTCTGGCATTCCTCAGACTAAAGGTTTCTACTTCCTCCTCAACAAAGACCCCTATTGTACACAGCGGGCCCAGATCCTTATTGGAGTGAAAGAGAAGTGGCGTGGTTCACTAAAGCCCTACCTCGTTTCCAAGGGCAAATTGAATCACAGTGGAATTTGCAGACTGGTGGTGTGGTGGTGTATAAACTCAAGGACAGTGGAATCGTGGGAGAGATTAATAGGCTTCCTGTCTGCTAAAGTCATGGAAGGACTTTCTGTGTGATGTTACACCTGACTTTAAAATCTGTGACCGGTATCTAGCCAGTCCACCATTTAGAGACATGTGACTCTCCTACCTGACTTTCTCTTGCTGGAATCTCAGTACTCTCTGAGTTTTGACCAAAATGTGTCCACAGCAATGGGTACTGAAAACTACCAAGTGTAAGTTGGCATCGTTGACATACCTTGTTCAGAGGCTCCCCTCGTTTTAATCACGACTTTAGTAATTTTGGAGAATCGTTTTCAACCAAAGTTCTTGTATCGTTGCTCTTGTCTTGAAATTAGTTGTTTATATTCAAGTAAAGGTATTCAAAACTATTTATGTATAGGTAACTAGATAAATGTACTATCATAACCATACCATACGCTATCGTGTATTGTAACGCGTCATTACATATTGTATCAGAACATGTCGTACTGTAGCCTACTGTCTCTGGTGATCATACCGGTGAGAGGTTATATATTTAAACCTGATGGTGTAGGATCGCTGGACAtgtctgttgctgtttgttgtttccaCAGGTGTCACTAGAGGCTTAACACCTCTCCACAcgcactgaaacacacacacacacacaaattctgcTCAGCTATGTTAACTATGCAATAAATCAGCAGGCCAGCAGACCTGTTGCCAAACTTCCAGACTTGTCATTTGCAGCTGTCTTACCTCTGGACTGCATGTGTTGGTGTAAGATGTAAAATATTATGTCAGTAAGCCATTATTGCGTGAAAGATTCCTACAGAAGAAAGAAATTGGGATGTCTTGAATATCATGGAATACTTTAGAACTGTATTCCACACAGGCAACATCAGGGAAATAcagattttatattattttttgtggAAGTGATGGAACATCTGGGAATTTGAATAATGAGTCACATTGCATGGATAGAGCAGAAtgtattttccaacatttttcatgtgtatttattacattaagTGGTGCGTTTTATCCCAGCTGTTGTTGAAACCAGCCCGAAAAAGCTCATTAACAAACCAGGAAGGAAGAACATTTTTACATCTATGAAGAGCTTCTACTTGGTCATGGAAAATGATTTGGTTCATCATCAGGACCTCAGTGGAAGTTTGgtattgtttcacattttactgtATCCTCTCATGTCATTGTGCACAATAGTAATCATTTGCTGTGAGCACGACACAAGGGAGAATATGTTTAACAGAAGGCGAGAGGGGCTGGAGGGAGTGTATCAGTGTGTTtaaaggacagagagggaggacagggtGTGTGTCTTCCTTCCAGATTTAGAGATCCTGTGGGAGAACAATGACAGGAGCTAATTAGATGACAGTCACcaggtctttgtgtgtgtgtgtgtgtgtgtgtgtgtgtgtgtgtgtgtgtgtgtgtgtgtgtgtgtgtgagctctgGGATTTCCTCTTATCTTTGCAGCTGGCAGGAAGATGACCTCAAAGCACAAGTTTAGTATCGGACTCAGGCCTAATGCAGTTTTGAAACTGCTATAAAAAAGCAGACAAGGTAGAATATGTCTATTTAAAATCCTAACCTGAAACCATTCACTGCTGTACATACTCCTTCAACATGTCCCCTGCATAATTTTCCTGTTTATGCTGTGCAGCTTGAAATGGTTTGCAAAGATGTACTTAGAGGATTTGCAACTGTAAATACTTTAATTTCCAGGTGAATTCACAGGAATATGTACAGACACTTGGAGACATACTGTTTCATCAACAAGACCTCACACACTGCACCCGCCAACTCAGATATAAGTGTTTCCTCTCATTGGGTTGCTTAAAAACAATCAACtcagtgtaaaaatgtcaactgACTCTACAGCTTACCCTTTCTGTTGCATGGTCTTATTTTCCCAGTGATTGGTTCCAGGCAGCAATTTACAAGATGACCATGAAAAATAGCTAAATAAATTCTTGTGGGGGATCCCACATTCCTCCTGGCTGGGTTCTTCCTGTGCTGTGGCGAGGATAGTTGCTCAGCTTGGAGCCTTTTTGTTTAGGTGGTGTCACCTAAAAGACGGTTTCCTAAAACCAAAAATTGCTGGGAAGTGGCAAGCCTGTGTGTTCCCATCTGAAACACATTGTTTAGATCAAGACTTAAGGCAAAATAATTTATTCTGTGTCTATACGAAACTGACGTTTGGTTTCTGAAATGCTAATAGGCATTAAGACACGCAAATTAGCTGCAATCTGGATGGCCCATTTGGAAAAGTGATACTGTACAATGCAGAGCACACTATTTGGACAGTAACCCCCCCAAAACGTAGAATGTCCTGTCACTACAATGTCCTTCCCCGTTAAAATCAAAGGGAGTATAAATAGTGTTAGCgagcttctcatttttagtttttttacgAATTCtctctacatttattttgtgagttagccaaactaaaaaattaaactgttgCCCGTTAGCTTGTAAATGTTCATGCGAGTTGGTGTCTGCGCACTTAGCTAAATACGGTTAGTTACACAGTAGCACCCTTATGTGCTGTGGTGGTATTTAAAGCGCTAGCAAGGATTGCATCTTTTTTGCTGTCCAAAAAGAAGCCAGAGAGTGATGAGTCTGTCGGTCAATTGAAGGTTTCCAGCCCTGAGGACTTGAGCTAGATATCATTTGAGTGAACCACAGCTAATCTGAGCTAGAAGTAAATAATAGTTCGAATCTTTCACATGTAATGTAAACACACCACACCAATATCTTCATCACGAGATCGAGATCTCCGGAGATTCggagctgagcagcagcatGTCCCTTCAGTCTGTGAAATTGTAATGTTAGCTAACCTAACTTCTAGCTAAGCAGCCAACTATAGAGAGCTGTGAATAGGATCAGTTTAGGTATCGTCAGATTTAAAAGTCACAGTAAAATGGTCTGGTTTTCTATTTAGAGGTGAattttcaagttgtttttttttaacgaaaCTAGTTATATGtataaaatacactcagttgccagtttattaggtacacctagctacaACCAATGCAgcctaatacaacagtcctgtaataaatcctaccttcatgaaggttataatgataagtttttgttaaaactgttttacagaggTGTTAATTTATGTGTAATATAAATTCTCATATCATCTTAATGTTATTATGTAGTGGACAACAGGTATACAGTTTTCACAGCATTGTTTCTCACCCTTGAATGATGCAGTGACCTCCCAGACAACCCTGGCTCAACACATGGAATATATGGTTATAGACAGATTGTAAGTATTGGTACATTCATTGTACAAACATCAGCTGGTGTCATGCTTCGTTGTGCGATATACAGGCCTTGAAGGAAACGTGGCTTCCATTAAACAATGTTGTCTCCCACCCAGACTGTTTAGATTAGGAGCATTAGAtctccaagtgtgtgtgtgtgtgtgtgtgtgtgtgtgtgtgtgtgtgtgtgtgtgtgtgtgtgtgtgtgtgacagtgcaTTCCTGGCTTTTCTCGACAGGCGTGTTTAGAAAGGACCTCCCATGGAACCTTCAgttaccaaaaacaaaattctccAGATTCTTGGCAGCCGGTCGTGTGTGGTCAGCGCTTGTGTGTCATGTGATCTTGACTCACCTTTACATGACGCCACCTtcccttcccctcccctcccttccattcccttcccctcccctcccctcctcgcCCTTCCTCTGcggagatgtttcagtctggtgGAGAGATGGGCGTCTCCCTCACACATGGACTCAATTTAGAGGAGGGACTCATTTCCTCGCTCTGAAGTTCTGTTTCTTCGGAGAGGATTTCTTCAACAATTGATCTTGTCATAGtcagcatatttttttctactgatgttgcattatttgtttttcttgcctgGTTGCTATGGATTATGGCTGAGTTGCAATCATGTCATAAGAAAATAACTATCAGAAATTCTTTAGAGTGAAAAGCAATGATTTGGCTATAATCATGTATTCAAGAAATACTTTTGAAGTTTATAGATTTTGTTGCTGCCCCTCACTTGAATACTGGAATTTCCTTTTGAGTGAAGCCAGAACCCTGGATTTCGGACGATTCAGGGTCCAAACGTCCCTGATCCCAAGTCAAACATATAAATTTCAAGTAGAAAGCTAATTGCCCCcaaatttccctttttaaaaaaaaacaaaaaacactgcagcaggttTGCTTTCCAATATGTGGTGAGAGGGGTTAcgtaaaaacatttctgttgtgGTCAGACGGATTGATGTGCACAATTGTAAGGCTtcccagtttaaaaaaaaaaaaaaactactaccAAACAGGTCTTAAATTGGACAACTTTTGCCAATCAGACTTGTGACTCATATTGTTAAGTTTTATATGCTGATAAAGGTTTTCCTGGAGCTGGAATTCCTGTTTAGATGATCCCGAAATGGCAAATTGAATTtggaaaatttaatttcctTCACTTGGCCACCTGTTCTTCGGATGCATTTAGGAAGCTCCTTGCATGGTCATGAGTAGAGCACTTAAAGTGCTTTCTGCACACTGGTCATTAATTTACAAGGATGATTGAAAATGGGTTCTGTTGCATAAACTTGGCTGTGTGaagatttgtgtgtgtccatgtcctAATGTAACAGCTTTAAAGACCAGCCAAATTGGTCtgaatgttattgtttttcttcctctgttgtaGGATCTCCCTACTACGATAACGTGAGGCCTCTCTCCTACCCAGACTCTGATGCTGTCCTTATCTGTTTCGACATCAGCCGCCCGGAAACACTTGACAGCGTACTGAAAAAGGTTTGTAGCTCTTCACTCCCTCATACATTCAAGAGAAGATCATCAAGCCTTCGATATACTAAGTTGGAGTCTTAACcttgattttgtttgatgtgCTGACAAAGGGCTATGTTAAATTTAACAGCATCAAAAGTTTAAAGTTGAGATTTTTGTTGGAGCCTTGATCAGATTTTGTGATGTGAAGTTGTAAAGCTGTAGTGCAACTAGAAGGTTACTGGGTTAAATCCCCTGAGCGGCTAGTAGAAGGAAGTAAGGCTCTCCATTGCCTTAAACTTGTACTGAGGTGTCACTGAACCCACCAGCTACTCTCATGGAGCTCCTGGTGGTTAATATCTGATGACTGTGGCCGGGGCTGACCAACACATGTCAGTGTGTAttgaaaatgaagcaaaaacagGGAACATCAGTCATCTGACTGGTTGAAGGCTTTAATGAAACTCTGAAAAAgatttctaaaaatgtaaaagcattgTTTTCTGCGGTAAAACACACCTGGCATGTGCTCTTATTTGGCAAGGAACTTCCTGTTTTCATGATGTTTATTTTAGCTCTCCATTAAAGTTACAACAGGAGTAGTTTCTGGCACAAAGCCAATCACATTTGCTCTAATCAGAGGTCTTCATACGTCTGCTCAGATTGCCTCAAGGACCCACCCCAGTTCCAATCAGACTGGCTCCAATTACGGCAACGTACTTCCTTGGTAGTCCAGGTCAGACCTTGATTCATTCCCTGACTACCCCCTGACAGCTGTTGATTTAGCTCAGACTTGTAGAGCAAAGCTTGTAGTTGGGTCAAATTGAGGTTGGATCATGTTCCCACCACAAATGAAATAACCACAGAATTAGTTTGTCTCAGTGCAGTTTTGGTCCGCACCTGAGCACGATCACTCTGCTCAGATCTGCCAAAATGAAGCATACCAATGTGGAAAATCACTTAAAAACAAAGGTTATTTAGCCctatttgggaaaaaaacacttaatttaaTGTGGAGTGAGACTAATTCAGATCCAAGGTCCAGGACCCATTGTGATTCCATCCCCAGATGCACCAAGCTATTTTGGCCAATACCATAGTCTCTATAGTGACTTCTCCTTTGTGATCAGCCCCTAACTTCCTCTGGCAGCAGGACTGAAGCTAGACTTTAAGGACTATTGAAGTCATGGTTTGAGGTCCCCCAATGGCCCCAGTCTTACTTATTGGGCCTAAAGTAGCCAAATTTAAACATAATGAGTCTAGAAATACTGGAAGCTATGGCCCTGTCTGTCAGCTATATTGTAGGTCTAAATGTAAACGTCTTGTACCGTCTGTTTTGTACACTCTAGTTGAATCTATCATTAGTAGTATTTAAGAACCTGATGTTCTGGTAACTTCTGCTGCTCACAAACAACAATGCTAGTGTTTTACATAGAAACTGCAAAGTTGTCCGTCAGAGGTCATGTTTCAGACAATGATTATTTCTACATTAAAATCAACATTGGTGTAGGCTTTTAGTAAAATAGTGTTTGTGCAGACAGAAAGTGATGGACACACTTGCACAAAAGAACTTCCTCTTTGGACGTCGATGAACTTGATCCCCtggccagccagccagccagccctGAGGCACATTAGCCTCAGATTAAAGCCCCTGGAGAAATACCATTGATCACAGAGCATTTATTGTTGTCAGGGAGGAAACATGGGGATTATTTGTACTTCCATTCCAGGGTTCAAAGTGTGAAGGGGCTCCAGGAAGTGGCAGCTTTAACCTTAGTACTTAAAGGGCGAGTTATGGGGGATGTTACTCATGGGATCTTGCGCTAGGTCATTCTTGCATATTTTAACAACTGTGTCACAACTAAATCACGATTTTCAAACTCAAGGCTTTGTCTTGTGATTCATGGGTTAATTGTGACTAAATATTGATGTTCTTCCCTTTTTATACCTTCTTCATGCAACAGTGACAGacaatttcccttttttctcaaTGCTGTTGATTGAATTAAGAGAAAACATTGTATTCTCTCTGAATGATGCATGATTGAGAGCTTTGTCTTTCTCCACAGTGGAAAGGGGAAATCCAGGAGTTTTGTCCCAACACTAAGATGCTGTTGGTTGGATGTAAATCAGATTTGCGCACTCACTTGAGCACACTGGTGGAACTTTCCaatcacagacagacaccagTCTCTTACGACCAGGTATGCAAATTAAAAGTGTtgtaaatgaaaagtttttaaatgcCAGGTATTTGAATGCAATTTTGTGACTGTAATCTCTGATGAATAACTGctcactgtactgtactttaagATATGTATAATTGATCCCTAAAAGCGGTAAATGCGTTAGCCCCTAGCTAAGCTGACCGCCAAGCTTTTTCTTCCGGTGGTGACTATATGTGACCTCTTCCCTCTTCAGGGTTCCAGCATGGCAAAGCAGATCTCGGCACCCTACATCGAGTGCTCGGCTCAGCAGTCAGAGAACAGCGTCAGAGACATTTTCCACGTGGCCACACTGGCTtgcatcaacaaaaacaacaaaaatgtcaagcGCAGTAAGGCGGCCCGCGCCAACAAGAGGATTTCACACATGCCCGGTAGGCCTGACCTGGCGGCTGTGGCCTCGGACCTCCGGAAGGACAAAGCCAAAAGTTGCTCGATCATGTGACTGATCAGACGCAGGGGCAGTAGACTGAGAAGAATGAAGACAGAGTACAGTGCAAGCAGGAATCTATGGGGCCGCGCTCTTTCCTGCATGCGAAAGGCCCCTTACCTGTCTGGAAAGGGGTTTAATAAGCTTCAATTCATGTACATTTTACTGGAAAACTCTGCACCAATGAGAACTCAATGCGTAGTAGCATCCCAATCCATGTGGCCCCCCGCCCTATCAGACAAGGAAGCTATCTGTCAGCGGACTACCTGTTCGGGGAAGTGACCTGCTTCCTCTGGGAGGATGAAGCGGACGCGGTCGAGGCTTTCCACGGCAACAGGAAATGAGCAGGAGGAGTGATGTCACTAGGAGACACTGATTTGTAAAGGAAGGGTTTAAGAACGTG
This genomic interval from Xiphias gladius isolate SHS-SW01 ecotype Sanya breed wild chromosome 13, ASM1685928v1, whole genome shotgun sequence contains the following:
- the rnd3a gene encoding rho family GTPase 3a, producing the protein MKERRSCQKSSLKSGMDPSQSVKCKIVVVGDSQCGKTALLHVFAKDCFPESYVPTVFENYTASFEIDTQRIELSLWDTSGSPYYDNVRPLSYPDSDAVLICFDISRPETLDSVLKKWKGEIQEFCPNTKMLLVGCKSDLRTHLSTLVELSNHRQTPVSYDQGSSMAKQISAPYIECSAQQSENSVRDIFHVATLACINKNNKNVKRSKAARANKRISHMPGRPDLAAVASDLRKDKAKSCSIM